The DNA region CTCTCCATCATTTAACCTTGTCCACGAGTACGATGAGCTAATTCACGTGGACCTTTATAGGTTAGACTCCATAGAAGCAGCTGAAGACATAGGAATTGAAGAGCTCCTTTTAGACAATAGGCCAAAAATTATTGAGTGGGGAGAAACGATAGAGGAGCTCCTTGAATGTTTACCAGTCATCAAAATAAGGTGCAGACAGGCAGGGGAAGAGAGGGAGTTTGAAATTAGCGACTCTACAGGTAAAATCTGCCGCGAACTTCTTAAAAAACTCTCATAGGGAGGAGTCTAATGTCAAGAATAGAAAGCGTTAAAGCGAGGGAGGTTCTTGACTCAAGGGGAAACCCGACAGTTGAAGTAGAGGTAACCCTTGAAAGCGGCGTTACAGCGAGGGCATTAGTTCCAAGTGGCGCTTCAACGGGGGAAAAAGAAGCGCTTGAACTCCGCGATAAAGACCCAAAGAGGTACTACGGAAAAGGAGTCTTAAAGGCAGTCAGGAACGTTAATGAAGTAATCGCCCCAGCCTTAGTAGGCCTTGAGTCAACAGACCAAGCAAACATTGACAAGCTCCTCATTGAGCTTGACGGAACGG from Phorcysia thermohydrogeniphila includes:
- the tsaE gene encoding tRNA (adenosine(37)-N6)-threonylcarbamoyltransferase complex ATPase subunit type 1 TsaE translates to MNRCSVRTKSVEETRELGKALGELLPPKVVVILSGELGCGKTELTRGIAEALGIPADDVSSPSFNLVHEYDELIHVDLYRLDSIEAAEDIGIEELLLDNRPKIIEWGETIEELLECLPVIKIRCRQAGEEREFEISDSTGKICRELLKKLS